In one window of Nicotiana tabacum cultivar K326 chromosome 12, ASM71507v2, whole genome shotgun sequence DNA:
- the LOC107784654 gene encoding acetyl-CoA carboxylase 1, which produces MSESQRRPAVIGIKNGDGYINGALPLRSPIARSEVAEFCNALGGKQHIHSILIANNGMAAVKFIRSIRTWAYETFGTEKAILLVAMATPEDMRINAEHIRIADQFVEVPGGTNNNNYANVQLIVEMAEITHVDAVWPGWGHASENPELPDALCAKGIVFLGPPATSMAALGDKVGSSLIAQAAQVPTLPWSGSHVKIPPESCLVSIPDEIYSKACVYTTEEAIASCQDVGYPAMIKASWGGGGKGIRKVHNDEEVRALFKQVQGEVPGSPIFIMKVASQSRHLEVQLLCDQYGNVAALHSRDCSVQRRHQKIIEEGPITIASPETVKKLEQAARRLAKSVNYVGAATVEYLYSMDTGEYYFLELNPRLQVEHPVTEWIAEMNLPAAQVAVGMGIPLWQIPEIRRFYGMEHGGGYDAWRKTSIVATPFDFDKAESTRPKGHCVAVRVTSEDPDDGFKPTSGKVQELSFKSKPNVWAYFSVKSGGGIHEFSDSQFGHIFAFGESRALAIANMVLGLKEIQIRGEIRTNVDYTIDLLHASDYRENKIHTGWLDSRIAMRVRAERPPWYLSVVGGALYKASASGAALVSEYVGYLEKGQIPPKHISLVNSQVSLNIEGSKYTINMVKGGPGSYRLRMNDSEIEAEIHTLRDGGLLMQLNGNSHVIYAEEEAAGTRLLIDGRTCLLQNDHDPSKLVAETPCKLLRYLISDGSHVDADTPYAEVEVMKMCMPLLSPASGVIHFKMSDGQAMQAGELIASLDLDDPSAVRKAEPFLGSFPLLGPPTAISGKVHQRCAASQNAARMILAGYEHNVDEVIQNLLSCLDSPELPFLQWQECLAVLATRLPKDLRNELEAKYKEYEGLQNVEFPARILRGVLEAHLRSCSDKERGAQERLVEPLLSVVKSYEGGRESHARGIVHSLFEEYLSVEELFSDNIQADVIERLRLQYKKDLLKVVDIVLSHQGVRRKNKLILSLMEQLVYPNPAAYRDKLIRFSALNHTNYSELALKASQLLEQTKLSELRSSIARSLSELEMFTEEGDNMDTPKRKSAINERMEVLVSAPLAVEDALVGLFDHSDHTLQRRVVETYVRRLYQPYLVKESVRMQWHRFGLIVTWEFLEEHVERKNGPEDNKMDKPLVEKRSERKWGAMVIIKSLQLLPSVLTAALRETAHNLHKEMSNGSVQPTNHGNMLHIALVGINNQMSLLQDSGDEDQAQERINKLAKILREKDVSTSLKSAGVGVISCIIQRDEGRGPMRHSFHWSLVKLYYEEEPLLRHLEPPLSIYLELDKLKGYDNIKYTPSRDRQWHLYSVVDKPPPIQRMFLRTLVRQPTSDEGLLAYQGLDRGTAPSPLALSFTSRSILRSLTSALEELELNLHSTTLKSDHAHMYLYILREQQIDDLFPYHKRADLNIEHEEGAVHKILKELACEINASVGVRMHRLGVCEWEVKLWISSAGEANGAWRVVVANVTGHTCIVHIYREVENVSEQRAVYHSTSGDGPLHGVPVTAPYPSLGVLDQKRLLARKSNTTYCYDFPLAFEAVLEKSWATEAPLIEWPKGKILLKATELAFPDQKASWGTPLVPVERQPGHNDVGMVAWVIEMSTPEFPTGRKIIIVANDVTFRNGSFGPREDAFFQAVTDVACTQKLPLIYLAANSGARIGAAEEVKSCFKVGWSDELSPERGFQYVYLTPEDHERMKSSVIAHELKLSDGEIRWVIDTIIGKEDGLGVENLSGSGAIASAYSRAYHETFTLTYVTGRTVGIGAYLARLGMRCIQRLDQPIILTGYSALNKLLGREVYSSHMQLGGPKIMATNGVVHLTVSDDLEGVSAILKWLSFVPPYSGGPLPILTPLDPPERPIEYFPETTCDPRAAISGFTDPSGKWLGGVFDRDSFVETLEGWARTVVTGRAKLGGIPVGIVAVETQTMMQVIPADPGQLDSHERVVPQAGQVWFPDSATKTAQALMDFNREELPLFILANWRGFSGGQRDLFEGILQAGSTIVENLRTYKQPVFVYIPMMGELRGGAWVVVDSKINSDHIEMYAERTARGNVLEPEGMIEIKFRAKELLECMGRLDQQLIDLKSKLQEAKTARVYANIETIQQQIKTREKQLLPVYTQIATKFAELHDTSFRMAAKGVVREVVNWETSRSFFYRRLFRRVEEETLIKTVRDAAGDQLSHKSAMDMVKRWFLDSKEGREDAWADDDAFFSWKNDPNNYEESLQQLRVQKVLLQLSKIGDSTLDLRALPQGLAALLQKVEPANREQLINDLRKVLN; this is translated from the exons ATGTCAGAATCTCAAAGGAGGCCAGCAGTGATAGGCATAAAAAATGGCGATGGATATATTAATGGTGCGCTTCCACTGAGGTCTCCAATTGCTAGATCGGAAGTTGCTGAGTTCTGTAATGCCCTTGGCGGGAAGCAGCATATTCATAGTATCTTAattgcaaacaatggaatggCTGCGGTCAAATTTATACGTAGTATTAGGACGTGGGCTTATGAGACATTTGGCACAGAGAAGGCAATATTGTTGGTGGCAATGGCTACACCTGAGGACATGCGAATAAATGCGGAGCACATTAGAATAGCTGATCAGTTTGTAGAAGTTCCTGGTGGgacaaataacaacaattatgCCAATGTGCAGCTCATTGTTGAG ATGGCGGAGATAACTCATGTTGATGCAGTTTGGCCTGGTTGGGGTCATGCATCTGAAAACCCTGAACTACCTGATGCATTGTGTGCAAAGGGGATCGTATTCCTTGGCCCACCTGCTACATCAATGGCAGCACTTGGGGACAAAGTAGGCTCATCATTGATTGCTCAAGCTGCACAAGTACCAACTCTCCCATGGAGTGGCTCCCAC GTCAAAATTCCTCCAGAGAGCTGCTTGGTCTCTATACCAGATGAAATATATTCCAAAGCATGTGTTTATACAACGGAAGAAGCAATTGCTAGTTGTCAAGATGTAGGTTACCCGGCGATGATTAAAGCATCGTGGGGAGGTGGTGGTAAAGGCATAAGAAAG GTTCACAATGATGAAGAAGTTAGAGCACTGTTCAAGCAAGTTCAGGGTGAAGTACCTGGCTCCCCCATATTTATAATGAAAGTTGCTTCCCAG AGTCGACATCTAGAAGTCCAGTTGCTTTGTGATCAATATGGCAATGTTGCAGCCTTGCACAGCCGTGATTGCAGTGTTCAAAGGCGTCACCAAaag ATTATTGAAGAGGGGCCAATAACAATTGCTTCTCCAGAGACGGTGAAAAAACTTGAGCAGGCTGCTAGAAGACTGGCCAAATCTGTCAATTATGTTGGAGCTGCCACTGTTGAGTACCTTTATAGTATGGATACGGGGGAGTACTATTTCTTAGAACTCAACCCACGGTTACAG GTGGAACACCCCGTAACTGAATGGATTGCAGAAATGAATCTGCCAGCAGCCCAAGTTGCTGTCGGAATGGGGATCCCATTGTGGCAAATTCCAG AAATAAGACGATTCTACGGGATGGAACATGGTGGAGGATATGACGCTTGGAGAAAAACATCAATTGTTGCCACACCGTTTGATTTCGACAAGGCTGAATCAACAAGGCCAAAAGGTCATTGTGTGGCTGTTCGTGTTACAAGTGAGGATCCTGATGATGGTTTTAAGCCTACCAGTGGTAAAGTACAG GAGCTGAGTTTTAAAAGCAAGCCGAATGTGTGGGCCTACTTCTCTGTAAAG TCTGGTGGAGGCATTCATGAGTTTTCAGATTCTCAGTTTG GACATATTTTTGCATTTGGAGAATCCAGAGCCCTAGCCATTGCAAACATGGTCCTCGGACTGAAGGAAATTCAGATACGCGGAGAAATTCGCACAAATGTTGATTACACAATTGATCTATTACAT GCTTCCGATTATAGAGAGAACAAAATACACACAGGCTGGTTGGATAGTAGAATCGCTATGAGGGTTAGAGCAGAAAGACCTCCTTGGTATCTTTCTGTGGTTGGAGGAGCTCTTTAT AAAGCATCTGCAAGTGGTGCAGCATTGGTTTCTGAATATGTTGGTTATCTTGAAAAAGGACAAATCCCGCCCAAG CATATATCTCTTGTGAACTCTCAAGTCTCACTTAATATTGAAGGGAGCAAGTACACT ATTAATATGGTGAAGGGAGGGCCAGGAAGCTATAGGTTGAGGATGAACGACTCAGAGATTGAAGCAGAAATACATACTCTACGTGATGGAGGACTACTGATGCAG CTGAACGGAAATAGTCATGTTATATATGCTGAGGAGGAAGCAGCTGGAACTCGTCTTCTCATTGATGGAAGGACTTGCTTGCTGCAG AATGATCATGATCCATCCAAGCTAGTGGCAGAGACACCGTGCAAACTTTTGAGATATTTGATATCTGATGGCAGTCATGTTGATGCTGATACACCTTATGCAGAGGTTGAGGTTATGAAGATGTGCATGCCCCTTCTTTCACCTGCTTCAGGAGTTATCCATTTTAAGATGTCTGATGGTCAAGCAATGCAG GCTGGTGAGCTCATAGCATCTCTTGATTTAGATGACCCTTCAGCTGTTAGAAAAGCAGAGCCTTTTCTTGGAAGTTTTCCGCTTCTGGGACCTCCAACTGCTATATCCGGAAAAGTTCATCAGAGGTGTGCTGCAAGTCAGAATGCAGCAAGGATGATTCTTGCTGGATATGAGCATAATGTCGATGAA GTGATTCAAAACCTGCTAAGTTGCCTGGATAGTCCTGAGCTTCCCTTCCTGCAGTGGCAAGAGTGCTTAGCAGTGCTGGCAACACGACTTCCTAAGGACCTGAGGAATGAG TTGGAAGCAAAATATAAGGAGTATGAGGGCTTGCAAAATGTTGAATTTCCAGCCAGAATTCTGAGAGGCGTTCTTGAA GCACACTTAAGGTCGTGCTCTGATAAAGAAAGGGGAGCTCAAGAAAGATTAGTTGAACCTTTATTGAGTGTTGTCAAGTCCTACGAGGGTGGAAGAGAGAGTCATGCCCGTGGAATTGTCCACTCCCTTTTTGAAGAGTATCTATCTGTTGAAGAATTGTTCAGTGACAACATCCAG GCTGATGTAATTGAACGCCTCCGACTTCAATACAAGAAAGATCTCCTGaaggttgttgacattgtgctTTCTCACCAG GGTGTTAGGCGTAAAAATAAGCTTATACTTAGTCTGATGGAGCAGTTGGTATATCCAAATCCAGCAGCATACAGGGATAAACTTATCCGTTTTTCAGCACTCAACCATACGAATTATTCTGAG TTGGCACTGAAGGCAAGTCAACTTCTAGAGCAAACTAAACTGAGTGAACTACGTTCAAGCATTGCGAGAAGTCTTTCTGAGTTAGAGATGTTCACTGAAGAAGGTGACAATATGGATACACCTAAGCGGAAAAGTGCCATCAACGAAAGAATGGAAGTTCTAGTAAGTGCTCCGTTAGCTGTCGAAGATGCACTTGTAGGTCTTTTTGATCACAGTGATCACACCCTTCAGAGGAGGGTTGTGGAGACTTATGTTCGAAGACTATATCAG CCCTACCTTGTTAAGGAGAGTGTGAGGATGCAGTGGCACAGATTTGGACTAATAGTTACATGGGAGTTCTTAGAAGAACATGTGGAGAGAAAGAATGGGCCTGAAGACAATAAGATGGATAAACCATTAGTTGAAAAACGCAGCGAAAGAAAATGGGGAGCCATGGTAATAATCAAATCTCTCCAACTCTTGCCATCAGTATTAACTGCTGCATTGAGGGAAACAGCACACAACTTGCACAAAGAGATGTCAAATGGATCCGTTCAACCAACCAATCATGGCAACATGCTGCATATTGCATTGGTGGGCATCAACAATCAAATGAGTTTGCTTCAGGATAG TGGCGATGAAGATCAGGCTCAAGAAAGGATCAACAAGTTAGCTAAAATATTAAGAGAGAAAGATGTGAGCACCAGCCTTAAAAGTGCAGGTGTTGGGGTTATCAGCTGCATCATACAGAGAGATGAAGGGCGAGGTCCAATGAGGCACTCCTTTCACTGGTCACTTGTGAAGCTGTATTATGAGGAGGAGCCTCTGTTGCGTCATCTGGAGCCTCCGCTATCCATTTACCTTGAATTG GACAAGCTTAAGGGCTATGATAACATAAAGTACACTCCATCCCGGGACCGTCAATGGCATCTTTATTCTGTTGTAGACAAGCCACCTCCAATCCAGAGGATGTTTCTCAGAACACTTGTAAGACAACCCACATCAGATGAAGGTCTACTAGCATATCAAGGATTGGATCGGGGAACCGCTCCATCTCCTTTGGCTTTGTCTTTTACTTCAAGGAGCATCTTGAGGTCCTTAACATCTGCCCTGGAGGAGCTTGAACTTAATCTCCATAGTACAACATTAAAATCTGACCATGCTCATATGTACTTGTACATTTTGCGTGAGCAACAGATAGATGATCTATTTCCCTATCATAA GAGGGCAGACCTAAACATTGAGCACGAAGAAGGTGCTGTTCATAAAATCTTGAAAGAGTTGGCTTGTGAAATTAATGCATCTGTTGGTGTTAGGATGCATAGGTTAGGTGTATGTGAGTGGGAAGTGAAACTCTGGATATCATCTGCAGGAGAAGCCAATGGTGCTTGGAGGGTTGTGGTTGCAAATGTGACAGGGCACACCTGCATTGTGCAT ATCTATCGGGAAGTTGAGAATGTGTCTGAACAAAGAGCGGTCTATCATTCAACCTCCGGGGATGGTCCTTTACATGGTGTACCTGTTACTGCACCTTATCCATCATTGGGGGTGCTTGACCAGAAACGGCTTTTGGCCCGGAAGAGTAACACCACTTACTGCTACGATTTCCCACTG GCCTTTGAAGCCGTGTTGGAGAAGTCTTGGGCCACTGAGGCTCCACTAATAGAGTGGCCTAAGGGTAAGATCCTCTTGAAAGCCACAGAGTTAGCTTTTCCTGACCAAAAAGCTAGTTGGGGTACTCCTCTTGTCCCTGTGGAGCGTCAGCCTGGCCACAATGACGTCGGTATGGTGGCATGGGTTATAGAAATGTCTACTCCTGAGTTCCCAACAGGAAGGAAAATAATTATTGTAGCAAATGACGTGACTTTCAGAAATGGATCTTTTGGTCCGAGAGAGGATGCGTTTTTCCAAGCTGTGACTGATGTTGCTTGCACCCAGAAGTTGCCACTTATTTATTTGGCAGCAAATTCAGGGGCTCGTATTGGTGCTGCAGAGGAGGTCAAATCTTGCTTTAAAGTTGGGTGGTCAGATGAGTTGAGCCCTGAGCGGGGTTTTCAGTATGTTTACTTGACTCCTGAAGATCATGAACGAATGAAATCTTCTgtcattgctcatgaactgaagTTGTCAGATGGAGAGATCCGATGGGTTATAGATACTATAATAGGAAAAGAGGATGGCCTCGGAGTTGAGAACTTAAGTGGTAGTGGAGCCATTGCCAGTGCATATTCGCGGGCATACCATGAAACATTTACCTTGACATACGTAACTGGCAGAACTGTGGGCATAGGTGCTTATCTTGCTCGTCTTGGCATGCGGTGTATACAGAGGCTCGATCAGCCTATAATTCTGACTGGTTATTCTGCACTTAACAAACTTTTGGGTCGAGAAGTCTACAGCTCGCACATGCAACTTGGTGGACCTAAAATCATGGCAACTAATGGTGTTGTTCATCTGACTGTCTCAGATGACCTTGAGGGGGTGTCTGCGATCTTGAAGTGGTTGAGCTTTGTTCCCCCATACTCTGGTGGTCCACTTCCTATTTTGACTCCCTTGGATCCTCCAGAGAGACCTATTGAGTATTTCCCTGAGACGACATGCGATCCAAGAGCAGCTATCTCTGGCTTTACAGATCCAAGTGGAAAGTGGTTAGGTGGCGTTTTCGACAGGGATAGCTTCGTTGAGACACTGGAAGGCTGGGCAAGAACCGTTGTAACAGGACGGGCAAAACTTGGAGGAATCCCTGTAGGAATAGTTGCTGTTGAGACCCAAACTATGATGCAAGTAATCCCTGCCGACCCTGGACAGCTTGATTCTCATGAAAGGGTTGTCCCTCAAGCAGGGCAAGTATGGTTTCCTGACTCCGCAACGAAGACAGCTCAAGCACTGATGGATTTCAATAGGGAGGAGCTACCTCTTTTCATTCTTGCCAACTGGAGGGGATTTTCAGGTGGACAAAGGGACCTTTTTGAAGGTATCCTCCAGGCTGGATCAACCATTGTTGAGAACCTTAGAACATACAAACAGCCTGTTTTCGTCTACATTCCTATGATGGGTGAGCTCCGTGGTGGGGCATGGGTGGTTGTGGATAGTAAGATCAATTCAGACCATATTGAAATGTATGCTGAACGAACAGCTAGAGGAAATGTCCTTGAGCCTGAAGGTATGATTGAGATCAAATTCCGGGCAAAAGAATTGCTTGAGTGCATGGGTAGGCTTGATCAACAGCTTATCGATCTCAAGTCAAAGCTTCAGGAAGCCAAGACTGCTAGGGTATATGCTAATATTGAAACCATACAGCAGCAAATAAAAACACGTGAGAAGCAGCTTTTGCCAGTATACACTCAAATAGCAACCAAGTTTGCGGAACTGCACGATACTTCATTTAGAATGGCTGCAAAGGGGGTAGTCAGGGAAGTGGTAAATTGGGAAACTTCTCGTTCGTTCTTCTACAGGCGATTGTTCAGAAGGGTTGAGGAGGAGACACTGATCAAAACTGTGAGGGATGCTGCCGGTGACCAGCTTTCTCACAAATCTGCAATGGACATGGTGAAAAGGTGGTTTCTGGATTCAAAAGAAGGCAGAGAAGATGCTTGGGCAGATGACGACGCTTTCTTCTCATGGAAGAACGACCCTAATAACTACGAGGAAAGCCTACAACAGTTGCGAGTACAAAAGGTGTTACTTCAACTATCCAAGATTGGTGATTCAACATTGGATTTACGTGCTCTACCACAGGGTCTTGCTGCTCTCCTACAAAAG GTTGAGCCAGCAAACAGAGAGCAGTTGATCAATGATCTGAGAAAGGTGCTTAATTAA